GGCCTGCTCTGCATTCACAAGCAGGTTCAATACAACCTGTTGCAATTGAAAAGGGTCAGCCAATGTGGCAGGAAGATCGGGGGCAAGTTCACAGCTTACGGTAATGTTTTCGACTCTCAACTCGTAGCCTCGCAACGAAACGGTGCGCTCGATGATTGCATTGATGTCCGCGCGCGTGCGCTCGGGTTCGGCTTGACGCGCAAAGAACAACAAATTCTTGACAATCCGCCGGGCGCGTTCGGCTTCTTCGAAAATCATTTTGGCCTCGCCGCCCGGAGCTTCCGCGCTGTTGCGCGCTAACTGCAACTGCGCGTATCCCATGATGGACGTCAACGGGTTGTTTAGCTCGTGCGCGATCCCAGAGACGAGCTGTCCAAGCGCGGCCATTTTGTCCGTTTGCTCGAGCTTCGATTGGATATTCCTCTGGCTGGTGATGTCCCGGTAGATTTCGAGCCAGCCGAGCTTTCTTCCGTCTTCATCGAGCACTGGACGGGCATACCGTTCCAAGATGCGCGGCGCTTCACCAACAAGTTCCAACTCATCGTAAATCGCATCTCCTGACCCATTTGCAAAAATGCGCCACGGCGTGGGAAACGCCCTCGGATCTTCGAATCGCGGCTGGAGCATGTTCCAAAGCTCCTGAAAATCCTTCAAGCGCTCCAAAGCACCGGCATCCAATTCGAATAGCATTCCAAAATGCGCGTTCACGAAACGAATATTCCCCTCCGCTCCAACGAGCAGTACGCCGCAACGGACACCGTCGAGAACGCTCAGCAACTCGGCCTGAAGTCTTTTCCACTGGCGGTCGGCGCGTTCAACCAAGGAGCCCTCTTCCGGCGTCACTGGGAGCTCTTCACTTTCTTCTTCGGCCATAGCGCCCACGGCTAGAGACTTCTGTTTGGTTCTCCACGAATGGAACCAGGAGCGCAGCGCCATATGACTCAGCGCCCCAGCCGGAGGATCAAGTAGCAGACGACGAACACGACGCACCAGAAAATCGCGAAATCCCTGGCCTTTATCAGAAGTTTTTCGATTCTTCGAGCTTTCAGATAGTCCATCTCGAATAGCCCTCTGCCGAAGCCCATGCATTGCGCTTACCAATAGAAAGGAGGCTGGCAAATCGTGACTAATGAGCGCCTTACGATTCTGCCGGCGATTCACTCATGCCTACGCGTTCCCACTCCGATACGGGATCGTTCGTTATGGGAACCACTACGCTTCAGACAGGCACGGCTGCATGGAGAGCATCGTCATCTTTCATGACGAGGAAGTACTTTGGAGAGCAATTCACGTGGCGTGGAGACACGGACACTTAAGACCTGATGGGATTGAGTGAGCTGGCACATCCATGCCGACCCGCCCGATTGCTATGCTATTTCGCCATTCGATACGAGGCTAGCTCACTGGCAGACGCACCTGGTATTCCTTGAGCTTTCGATAGAGTGTGGTTTTGCCGATGCCAAGAAGCTTCGCGGCAACGAGCTTGTCGCCACCCGACTCACGCAGCGCACGGAGAATAGCACGGCGCTCCAATTCTTCGAGCGGAACAATTTCGTCACTCGCCAGCGCGCGCTCTCTCGCGGGAGCGCCATATTGAAGATTCGATGGAAGGTCACTCGAGTGCAGAATCGGGCCAGAGCCGAGCGCAACGGCACGTTCAATGGCGTTCTCTAGTTCGCGGACATTTCCAGGCCAATCGTAGGCCGTGAGATGCGCCATCGCATCTTCGGCCAACACGGGCGCGGGGCGCCCGGGATCAGCAAATTTTTCGAGGAACGACTGCACTAATATCGGAATGTCCGTCTTGCGTTCGCGCAGGGGCGGCAGCTTGATTTGAACGACATTGAGACGGAAAAACAAATCCTGGCGGAAGCCATTGTTGTGCACAGCCGCCTCCAGGTCCCGATTGGTCGCTGCGATCACACGCACGTCGATTGAAACGCGCTCGTTCGACCCCACGGGACGAATCTCCCGCTCCTGAAGCACGCGCAGCAGCTTGGCCTGCATATCCACGGGCAGGTCGCCAATCTCGTCCAAAAACAAAGTGCCGCCATCCGCGCTCTCGATCAATCCTTGCTTTGTATGCATCGCGCCGGTAAATGCGCCTTTGACGTAACCGAAAAGCTCCGATTCGATGAGCGTCGGCACAAGCGCCGAGCAATCCACGGGCGCAAACGGCTTTTGTTTCCGCGTCCCCGAAAAGTGAATCGAGCGCGCCACGAGTTCCTTGCCCGTGCCACTCTCGCCCAAGATCAGGACCGGATAGTTGTGCTGGCTGACTTTTTCAATCAGCTTGTAGACGCGTTGCATTTTCGACGACAACCCAATCAGTTCTCCATATCCCGGTCGAGTGCGCAACTGCTCGCGCAAGACGCGGTTTTCCTGGTCGAGTTCTTGTTCGTGGATCAGCCGGGTCAGTTTACGGCGCAGCTCTTCGACGTGGAATGGTTTCGTCAGGTAATCGGCCGCGCCGAGACGCGTTGCTTCCACGGCGGTCGAAATGGAACCGTATTGCGTCAATACGAGAACAGAAATCTGCGGGTAATGCTCGCGCAGACGCCTGAGCAGCTCGAGACCACCCAATTGCGGCACCTTTAAGTCCGTGATAACAATGTCGGCGGGATATTGGTCCAAGGCTTCCAAAGCTTCTTCCGTCGTGCTCGCGGTTCGCACGCGCAGCCCGGCTTCCATTGCGATGTCGCTACAGAGCCTGCGCGTGGCTTCTTCATCGTCCACAATCAGGAGGCTCGCTGCTACTGTCCGCACACGGTCTTGCGGCTCAGATGCATCCATCTGAGTTTTCATTTGTGCCTCGCCTAGCGTGTTTCGTGTTCCATTTGCGGCACGATTCCACTTTTCCCGAAGCAAACCTCAGACCAAATCCGGAATTTTCCTAATTTGTTAGAGACTCGCCACTTGGTGTTCCAAAATGCCTTCGTTAACTCTGTGCCCAGGCCCGTTTCGGCACGGCATAGTAATTGCGATATGTCTGCTAATCAAATAACTACTTCACTTTTCAAGTATATACACGCATTTAAGGGTAATTTCAAAATGAAAAATGCTCGTGGACACGCTTCCTGCTGCAACCCTATACAAAAAATCCCGGCAGCCGCAATGCGGTGCAGGGATTTTCTGTGATTCAGCTTAACTGTTCAAACCAAAGGCTGCAAAAGGTGTTCTGCTTATTGACTTACTGCGATGGCTCGGCTCAGGCGGAAGGTCAGATGTGATTCTGCGCTCAAACGAACGTCCAGTTTTCCGGTTGCAGCAGCACCCGCCGTGCCTGCGCCGCCGCCCGCCAGCGCGCCTATCGCGGCGCCCTTTCCGCCGCCGGCAATGCCACCAATCAGTGCGCCCAGCGCCGAGCCACCCCCAATCGCAATCACGTCCCGCTTCTTATGGGATTTGGCTTCCACGGTGAGGGGTTCCGTCGAGATCTCCACCCAATTTCCCTGAATGTCAATTCCTCGCAGCTCTACACTCAGCAGACCAGGCTTCGAGAGTCGCCCAGATGCCCGCGCGTCAACAACGACTCCGCGCAGTTTTGTGTCGCGCTCCGCGATCGTCTGTCCGTCCACGACGATTGGATCTGTAAGCGTGGCTTCAAAAGTGTCTCCGGCTTGATTGTCGCGGCTATTGAGCGATGTCTCGAGCCGCGCTTGAATTTCTTTTCCCGCCGGAATGGTGATCGGAGGAGGCGCGGCACTAGCCGCTGACTGTCCTCCAGCCGAGCTGCTCGCGTTATCTGCACTGCTCGCGCTGCTTCCCTTGTTTGAGCAGCCCGCGAATACGAGTCCCATGACAGTCACCGCAACAACCCAACATGGGGAATATTTCGAATGCTTCAACTTGGCACCTCCGTGAAAGACTCTCATTGGTTTAATCTAAATATATGTTTCCTGGCTGGGCAGCCCGAGAATGAGCAAGGCTTATTCATAGATTCGACCCGCCAATACAGTTTTGCAAGGCTTTTGAAGAGGATTGTGCAAGATATTTAACAGGCCCTACTGGTGCTGCGCGCCCGATTGTGCTGCTGTGCTTGCCGCGTACGTGGAAAGTTCGAGAGCGTAGAGTCCTTCCGTCGTTGATGCCACAAAAATGTTTCCTGACGACGGCCCTGATGCGACAAGCGGAAAATAACCATCCGCCACCGTCCCTCCGAGACGGTTCCAATTCGCACCGGAGTCCTGGGAAAGATAAAGGCCGCCATCGCGCATCGAGACAACCCAATCGTTTCCAAGGACAGCCACGTCTTCGGGTGGCCCGGCCGGCAATCCATGTGCTTCGAGAGTCCACGTCGCGCCCTTATCGTGCGAAATATAGAGGCCGCGTCGGGCGCTCGCCAGAAACGTCGCGCCATTTACATGGAGCGCGAGAGACCCGCCGGAGGAGAGCGGCAAGTCACGCCAGCGCCATGTGCGACCTGCATCTTTAGAGCAAAGCATTCCGCCCGAGGAAACAACCCAAATCGCGCGGCCACCCGCCGAGACCATCACCGAGTTCAGAGGCAGACCCGGTGAACTCAACGGGATGGAATCCCAATTCTGCCCGGAATCGCGCGAGACAAACAGCCCTGAGGTCGTGGCTGCATACCAACCTGTCCGTTCAAACACGATATCGTTCACGACCACATGGAATTGGCGCGATCCGCTCGCGGCGGGGATTTCTCCAACATACAGCCACTGGCGGCGCAGCGAATCATAGAGTTCGATCCCGCCGTCATCAAGCGCCGCCAGCCATCCCCGCGGCGACGAGTAAATTTTCTTGAGGTCCTCGCTGCGCAGCCCCGCGCCCATAGGAAACCACGTTCGTCCACTGTCTTTTGTCTGCAGAATTGGCTCAGGCGCATCCGCCAGCACTGCAACCAGATTTCCCAGACGACGCCGGTTCAAGGCGACGGAAAAAATCTCCCGATGATCAAATCCGTCATTCGAAACATGAAAAAAATTGCCGCCATCATCGCTGACCAGCACGCCAAGCTGCTCCGTTCCCAGAATCACACGCTGAGAGTTCGGCTCGACGGCCATCGCATTGATGACCCAGCTCGCCGGCGTCATCAATTGCCAATTCGCTCCACCGTCCGCAGTCTTCCACAGTCCTTCTGTCGTTCCCGCGTATACGATTTGCGGATGGGAAGGATCCTGCACGATCGCATGCGTACGGCGCGCCGAAAAGGGGATCCCTTGAATCTTCGTCCAGAGCGCGCCGGCATTATCGCTGCGATAAATTCCAGAGCACGCTGTGGCGAAAATTCGATCCGGCTTCTGACGGTCGACGACAAGACTGAACACATCCGAATCGTCAATCATGCCGGAATGGATCGGAGACCAATGTTTTCCACCGTCCGTTGTCTTCCACGGAAGATGGAATGTCCCGGAGTAAACTGTCCCGGGATCGCGCGGGTCGATGGCCACCGAATCTATATTGTAAAGTTCTGCATCTTTCTGCGGGGAGATTCGCTCCCAGTTTTCACCTCCATCGCGAGATAGAAAAATTCCGTCGAGCGCTCCGGCGACGAGTTCATTTGGGTTCGAAGGCGCTTGCGCGACCGCGCGCACGGCATGTCCCGCTAGCCCCATGGGCGCCCAATGCACTCCCGCATCGCGACTGCGAAATACTCCACCGCCTTCACCGTGAGGATCGCGCGTCCATTCACTGGCATATATTTCCCGGGAATCACGCGGGTCCACGATGACCGCCGTCACCACGGCTTGTCGTGATTCACCTGCGCGGCCGAGAATCTGCCAATGATCTCCGGCGTCTCGCGAAGTGAAGATATGTCCATCGGTCGTGCCAAGATAAAGAATCTTTGGATTTCGCGGATCCACGGCCAGTGCGCGTACGTCTCCGCCTTGCGGCCCCATCGCTCGCCAGGTTTGCGCACGTGCGCGCGCAGCGACCAGGGCAAGAAATATTGCAAGCCCAAAGAAAAAAACGGCACGATGCTTGAAGATCAGCAGGCGCCGCTCCTCCATATCGCTCGATGCTCCTTCCAATCTCAAACTGTTTCTCAGCCTCTTTGCAGCGCTTGCCCTGAGCATAGAACAGTGTGGGGCCCGCTTCGAAACGCTGGAAGCACGAAAGTCGTCCCTATTCAGGGTGCACGTCAAAATGTGGCGCCATCTGGGACCCAGATAATATCCATCCGGCGATTCTCCTTGCCGGCTTTGGCAGCGCCAGTACCCATGCGGGTTTCAATCCGCGAGACATCCAAGCCTTTCTTTTGCGCAAGATATTTCTTCGCGTTTTCAGCTCGGTCTTTCGCTAATTGGTCGGTCAGCTTTCGCGTCCGTTCGCGTCTCGGCATCGCATAGCCGACGATGACGACCTTGGCCTTCGGATCGTTTTGCATGCGCACGGCAACGTCATCCAGAATGCGCTTGCAGACATTATCGACACGTGCGCTGCGCAAGCGGAAATAGCACTGATTGATCTTCGAGGCTTGTGGCGGAGGTGGAGGCGTTTGAACCGTAACGTCCGCCGCGCATGCGGCTGCACCACCCTTTGCGTTCTGCACACGTCCGGTCACCGTGTAATTGCCAGGCGCGAGTCCGGTCGTATCCAATTGCACAGTTGAGCCTGTTCCCAAAATCTGGCCGCCATTCGTCAGCCATTGGTAAGTCAACTGCGTATTCGAAAGGTCGTTGACGCTGGCCGTCACGTTGATCTTTTCCCCGGCCATGACGGTCGAATGATCCACCGAGCAACTCATCGTCGGCGGAGGAATGGGCTTAGGCGTTACCGTGATCTGCGCGGATGTCGTCGCTGTTCCGCCGTGCGTATCTTCCGCAGTGGCGTTGATCGTGTACATACCCGCCTTCACGCCCGTCGAATCCCATCGAACATTCGGCCCTGTGCCGACGATATTTCCCGCATCCGCTGTCCATGAATAGGTGAGCGGGTAATTCTGCGAATCCGTTGTCTGCGTCGTTGCCGTCACTTGCGCATTTGACCCCTCTTGCACGTCAGTAGGCCGCAGGGACAGCTGTATGTTAACCAGTGGCAGCGGTTTGATTTCTTCCGGCCAATATGCTCCTTCCAGTTTTACGACGAATCCATTGCGATCGAGCACGTCGGGGAGGTTAATCATATAGCGATAGCCGATGTCCATTGCCGCCATTTGGGTGAGGTAAAGGCGCAGACCCCATACCGTGTCGATCGGATCTCGCGCCCCAAACGTCGTATCCGGTGTGTGCGCGCCCACAAATACTGTCGCCGTGTATTCGCTCATCACTTGCACGCGGCTTTGCGGGAACATTAGGAAACCGAAGCCAGCATTCATTTGATCCGCTCGCGTCAGAGCCGGAGAGTTATTGAATTCAGGCCCTGGATCCCGCGTGACGCGATAGCCCATGTCGCCGGTCAATTCGAGTTCATCGTCCAGCACACTTTTGGTTACATCCGCTCCAAATTGAAAATCCAGCGCGCCGCTCTGCGACTGATTCACCAAAAGATTTGGTATCGACGTTACCGTTGGAACAAAGATATCGCCGCGTAGCGCCAGACTCAGCTGATCACCGCGGCTTTCGGAGAGCAGCCCATATTTCGCTCCGATATCAATGTTCCCCACGCCCCCGTTTTTTGTGTAAGCGAATGGAAAGTCCTCGACATACGCCGGCGTGCCTCCGGGAACGAGGCTGTTGTAGATCGTGTTCCCGTATTGCGCACCCGTGCCCGAGTCCAGGCTCAGCTCCGCAGGGTTGTCAACGTGAACGTGATTGTGCACGTTCCACTGGAAAATTGCCGTCAGCTTGTCCGTAACGCCGTAGCCAATGCTCCAGCCGGTCTCGAGTACGGTGATGCTTCCTGGATTGCGCGAGAATTTGTTCGCGTCTACGTCAAACGACAAACCGTGCCGGGCGATCGTTTCGCCAGAATCGATCGTAAAAAGCCCTAATCCACCTGAGGCCGACGCCATAGGAACCCACTTCGAAGTCTCGTCTGTTGTGGAATTATCTTTCGATTGCCCTTCGTCACCCGCTTTGCTTGAGCTAGCCGCGCCTTCAGAACTGGATTCCCTTGCGGATGTCGTTCTGCCGGTCTTGCTCGTACTAGAAGTCTTAGCTATTGCATGACCGTGCGGGTGCTTTTCGGGGCCGCGCCCCCAGGCAGACACAGGCAGAACAATTGCAGCGGCAAAAACTACCAGTCCCCGAAACAGACCCCTCATTCCATCTAACCCCCAGCGCAGAGGAACCAGTTCAGATCAAAGTCTGGGCGCGAAGCCTCTTATACTGTTGTCCTTGAGCCAACTCTAGAATGCTTATTTCCCGTGGCCGCCAGAAGATGCATCAAACGCAAGCGATTATAATCCAGCGAGTTGGAGGCAATGGGGTTTTTTGACTTCGATATCTCCAAAGTAATCCTTCTCACATTCGTCCCAAGTCGAAAATCTCTCCAGCAGGCGCATCCGTCTAAACACTAAGTGCGTGAAGGCATACGCTTGGCTTTACCTCTCTTGACTGGTAAATTGGCTTTACATGGCCAGTCACGCCACCTTTTCGCATCGCATCTTGATTGTCGAGGATGAGGAGAACGCCCGCAAAGGTTACGAAGCGCTCCTCCGCAAGTGGGGCTGCGAAATCCTTGGCGTCGGTTCGGCTGAGGAAGGTCTGGCAAGGTTCGCCGAGTTCCAGCCCGCCGTCATCCTCGCGGACGTGGAGCTTCCCGGCATGAACGGCTTGGATTTCCTGAGTGAAGTGCACAAAACCTCTCCGGAAACGCCGGTCATCATCATCACGGGGCGCGGCAGCGATGAGCGCGCTGTGCAAGCAATCGAAGCTGGAGCATTTTGGTACATCGAAAAACCCTTGAAAGCACCCGTGCTGCGCTCGCTTCTCGATCGCGCCATGGGGAAGGTGCGCGACCTCAAGCAAGTTGCTGCTCTCACTCGCCAGTTGCGGGACGCTGGGCGTTTGGGGGAGTTGGTCGGCGGATCGAAGAATATGACTGCGGTCATGCGCCAGGTCGAAACCGCTGCTCCGTCGACAGCTTCGGTGCTCATCACCGGGGAAACAGGATCCGGCAAAGAAGTTGTCGCGCGCACCATTCACCAGCTCTCGCCTCGGGCGAGTCAGCCTTTCGTCGCCATCAACTGCTCCGCGATCCCCGAGTCACTGATGGAGAGCGAAATTTTTGGCCATGAAAAAGGCTCTTTCACCGGAGCCGCCGAACGGCGCCTTGGCTGCTTTGAACTCGCTGATGGCGGCACGTTGTTGCTTGATGAAATCGGGGAAATGCCAGCAGCCACGCAGTCCAAACTTCTACGGGTCCTCGAAGACCGCAAGATTCGCCGCATCGGCAGCAAAGTCGAAACTCCGGTGAATGTTCGCGTGCTGGCTGCTACGAACAAAGATCCTCAGCAGGCAGTTGCACAGGGGCATCTGCGACAGGACCTGTACTTTCGCTTGAACGTTTTCCATATCCATCTGCCTCCTTTGCGAGATCACAAGGAGGATTTACCTATGCTCATCGAGCAATTACTCGCGGACATCAATCAAAAGCATGGCCGCCACGCTAGCGGAGTGAACACGGAAGTCATGGAATTGTTCAAAGCCTATCCATGGCCCGGCAACGTTCGTGAATTACGCAATGTGATTGAGCGGGCGGCAATCACCTGCGATGGTGGCCCAATTGGCCGCCAGCATCTTCCTGAAGATTTCGCACGGGGCCCTGTGATTCAAACGAGCGAGCTTTCTGGCCTGCACTTTCTTCCGGGGACCACGGTGGAAGCGGCCGAACGCGAACTGATCCAACAAACTCTCGCCGCGACCAATGGAAACAAAACGCGCGCCGCCGAGTTGCTCGGCATCAGCTTGAAGACGCTTCACAACAAGCTGAAGGAGTACGAGGCATCTCGCAAAAATGTCGCTA
This region of Candidatus Acidiferrales bacterium genomic DNA includes:
- a CDS encoding ATP-binding protein — its product is MALRSWFHSWRTKQKSLAVGAMAEEESEELPVTPEEGSLVERADRQWKRLQAELLSVLDGVRCGVLLVGAEGNIRFVNAHFGMLFELDAGALERLKDFQELWNMLQPRFEDPRAFPTPWRIFANGSGDAIYDELELVGEAPRILERYARPVLDEDGRKLGWLEIYRDITSQRNIQSKLEQTDKMAALGQLVSGIAHELNNPLTSIMGYAQLQLARNSAEAPGGEAKMIFEEAERARRIVKNLLFFARQAEPERTRADINAIIERTVSLRGYELRVENITVSCELAPDLPATLADPFQLQQVVLNLLVNAEQAILEGRGQGRIRIRTRKVSEDRLTIEVFDNGPGIPPEVASRIFDPFFTTKPPGVGTGLGLSIVYGIVEQHGGEVTFENLRGGGTKFKVDLPITAVPDAEAPVDMAMNADTPRKAASSRVLVVEDEPTVAQLVADVLRNEGHRVDTVLDSPEGLAWIARNHYDLIICDLRMPRLDGPAFYDALVRNGNSAQHRILFITGDTLGPHTADFLKSHQLPYLAKPFLVEELKLAVCRVLGESVPSAQFGRAGEKAHV
- a CDS encoding sigma-54 dependent transcriptional regulator; this translates as MKTQMDASEPQDRVRTVAASLLIVDDEEATRRLCSDIAMEAGLRVRTASTTEEALEALDQYPADIVITDLKVPQLGGLELLRRLREHYPQISVLVLTQYGSISTAVEATRLGAADYLTKPFHVEELRRKLTRLIHEQELDQENRVLREQLRTRPGYGELIGLSSKMQRVYKLIEKVSQHNYPVLILGESGTGKELVARSIHFSGTRKQKPFAPVDCSALVPTLIESELFGYVKGAFTGAMHTKQGLIESADGGTLFLDEIGDLPVDMQAKLLRVLQEREIRPVGSNERVSIDVRVIAATNRDLEAAVHNNGFRQDLFFRLNVVQIKLPPLRERKTDIPILVQSFLEKFADPGRPAPVLAEDAMAHLTAYDWPGNVRELENAIERAVALGSGPILHSSDLPSNLQYGAPARERALASDEIVPLEELERRAILRALRESGGDKLVAAKLLGIGKTTLYRKLKEYQVRLPVS
- a CDS encoding OmpA family protein, whose amino-acid sequence is MASASGGLGLFTIDSGETIARHGLSFDVDANKFSRNPGSITVLETGWSIGYGVTDKLTAIFQWNVHNHVHVDNPAELSLDSGTGAQYGNTIYNSLVPGGTPAYVEDFPFAYTKNGGVGNIDIGAKYGLLSESRGDQLSLALRGDIFVPTVTSIPNLLVNQSQSGALDFQFGADVTKSVLDDELELTGDMGYRVTRDPGPEFNNSPALTRADQMNAGFGFLMFPQSRVQVMSEYTATVFVGAHTPDTTFGARDPIDTVWGLRLYLTQMAAMDIGYRYMINLPDVLDRNGFVVKLEGAYWPEEIKPLPLVNIQLSLRPTDVQEGSNAQVTATTQTTDSQNYPLTYSWTADAGNIVGTGPNVRWDSTGVKAGMYTINATAEDTHGGTATTSAQITVTPKPIPPPTMSCSVDHSTVMAGEKINVTASVNDLSNTQLTYQWLTNGGQILGTGSTVQLDTTGLAPGNYTVTGRVQNAKGGAAACAADVTVQTPPPPPQASKINQCYFRLRSARVDNVCKRILDDVAVRMQNDPKAKVVIVGYAMPRRERTRKLTDQLAKDRAENAKKYLAQKKGLDVSRIETRMGTGAAKAGKENRRMDIIWVPDGATF
- a CDS encoding sigma-54 dependent transcriptional regulator, which gives rise to MASHATFSHRILIVEDEENARKGYEALLRKWGCEILGVGSAEEGLARFAEFQPAVILADVELPGMNGLDFLSEVHKTSPETPVIIITGRGSDERAVQAIEAGAFWYIEKPLKAPVLRSLLDRAMGKVRDLKQVAALTRQLRDAGRLGELVGGSKNMTAVMRQVETAAPSTASVLITGETGSGKEVVARTIHQLSPRASQPFVAINCSAIPESLMESEIFGHEKGSFTGAAERRLGCFELADGGTLLLDEIGEMPAATQSKLLRVLEDRKIRRIGSKVETPVNVRVLAATNKDPQQAVAQGHLRQDLYFRLNVFHIHLPPLRDHKEDLPMLIEQLLADINQKHGRHASGVNTEVMELFKAYPWPGNVRELRNVIERAAITCDGGPIGRQHLPEDFARGPVIQTSELSGLHFLPGTTVEAAERELIQQTLAATNGNKTRAAELLGISLKTLHNKLKEYEASRKNVAKPQK